In a genomic window of Vidua macroura isolate BioBank_ID:100142 chromosome 33, ASM2450914v1, whole genome shotgun sequence:
- the LOC128820950 gene encoding LOW QUALITY PROTEIN: transcription factor p65-like (The sequence of the model RefSeq protein was modified relative to this genomic sequence to represent the inferred CDS: inserted 2 bases in 2 codons; deleted 1 base in 1 codon) translates to MEDVTPPDLLPFLLQNWGAQEAGGAAPFVEILEQPKQRGMRFRYKCEGRSAGSIPGEHSTESTKTHPTIRVNNYRGPGRVRVSLVTKDPPHRPHPHELVGKDCKDGFYEAELCPERSIHSFQNLGIQCVKKRELEAAVAERIRTNNNPFNVPAEQRGGEYDLAAVRLCFQVWVRGPGGLQPLPPVLSQPIYDNRAPSTAELRICRVNRNSGSCRGGDEIFLLCDKVQKEDIEVRFSAEGWEAKGSFAQADVHRQVAIVFRTPPFRDPALRAPVTVRMELQRPSDRQRSAPVDFRYLPHQGDLQLHRGEAQADAGNLPLLHPAQPPAGSGVQRGAAPPAHRGALETPPGPQNPPSAAPSFSFGGPGALLGGPAPPEAEPLSEALLQLQFEEGSPQIGGGRGTAAPPLDFGALLGGGDSPLAALDAINASEVQRLLXPPEPPPSFGDPPQDFGGALSELPPAPDFGXPPMLMSYPEAIARLVQSQPPGAPPEMGLGAELGGGPELGGLGGPEDSLPSLGELDFSTFLSHFPSS, encoded by the exons ATGGAGGACG tgacccccccggacctcctgcccttcctgctgcagaacTGGGGCGCTCAGG AGGCGGGGGGGGCGGCGCCGTTCGTGGAGatcctggagcagcccaagcaGCGCGGGATGAGGTTCCGCTACAAGTGCGAGGGGCGCTCGGCCGGGAGCATCCCCGGGGAGCACAGCACCGAGAGCACCAAGACCCACCCCACCATCCGC GTGAACAACTACCGGGGCCCGGGGCGGGTGCGGGTGTCGCTGGTGACCAAGGACCCCCCCCACCGCCCCCACCCCCACGAGCTGGTGGGCAAGGACTGCAAGGACGGCTTCTACGAGGCCGAGCTGTGCCCCGAGCGCAGCATCCACAG tttcCAGAATTTGGGGATCCAGTGCGTGAAGAAGCGGGAGCTGGAGGCGGCCGTGGCCGAGCGGATCCGCACCAACAACAACCCCTTCAACg TGCCGGCGGAGCAGCGCGGGGGCGAGTACGACCTGGCCGCGGTCAGGCTCTGCTTCCAGGTGTGGGTGAGGGGCCcgggggggctgcagcccctcccccccgtcctgtcccagcccatcTACGACAACC gtgcccccagcaCGGCCGAGCTGCGGATCTGCCGCGTCAACCGCAACTCCGGGAGCTGCCGGGGCGGCGACGAGATCTTCCTGCTGTGTGACAAGGTCCAGAAAG aGGACATCGAGGTGCGTTTCTCGGCCGAGGGCTGGGAGGCCAAGGGCTCGTTTGCGCAGGCCGACGTTCACCGCCAGGTCGCCATCGTGTTCCGCACGCCGCCCTTCCGGGACCCCGCGCTGCGCGCC CCGGTCACCGTGCGCATGGAGCTGCAGCGGCCCTCGGACCGGCAGCGCAGCGCCCCGGTGGACTTCCGATACCTGCCCCACCAGG GGGACCTGCAGTTGCATCGAGGAGAAGCGCAAGCGGACGCGGGAAACCTTCCGCTCCTTCATCCAGCGCAGCCCCCTGCCGG ctccgGCGTCCAGCGAGGCGCGGCCCCCCCGGCGCATCGCGGTGCCCTCGAGACCCCCCCCGGCCCCCAGAACCCCCCCAGTGCGG ctccctccttctCTTTCGGGGGGCCGGGGGCGCTGCTGGGGGGCCCGGCCCCCCCCGAGGCGGAGCCTTTGTCCGAGgcgctgctgcagctgcaatttGAGGAGGGGTCCCCGCAGATCGGGGGGGGGCGCGGCACCGCGGCCCCCCCGTTGGATTTCGGGGCgcttttgggggggggggactCCCCGTTGGCCGCCCTGGACGCCATCAACGCCTCCGAGGTCCAGCGCCTGC ggccccccgagccccccccgAGCTTCGGGGACCCCCCCCAGGATTTCGGGGGGGCACTTTCCGAGCTGCCCCCCGCCCCGGATTTCG GGCCCCCCATGCTGATGTCGTACCCCGAGGCCATCGCCCGCCTGGTGCAGAGCCAGCCCCCGGGGGCGCCCCCcgaaatggggctgggggccGAGCTGGGGGGGGGCCCcgagctgggggggctgggggggcccgAGGACTCGCTGCCCTCGCTGGGGGAGCTGGACTTCAGCACCTTCCTCAGCCACTTCCCCTCCTCCTGa
- the LOC128820953 gene encoding LOW QUALITY PROTEIN: dr1-associated corepressor-like (The sequence of the model RefSeq protein was modified relative to this genomic sequence to represent the inferred CDS: deleted 1 base in 1 codon): MQTDEEIGKVAAAVPVIISRALELFLESLLRKACHVTQSRNAKTMTTSHLKQCIELEQQFDFLKDLVAAVPDMQGDGDDPHGDGERGPRRGRRPGSGRKNGGPGAKGTPKQSGTDSEQEEDSEDSDSDGDEETPHPPPAPPPLTFASPGVPFAPLGPPSLPGGLPGGLPPAPGPPRAREEEEEDEDYDS, translated from the exons ATGCAGACGGACGAGGAGATCGGCAAGGTGGCGGCCGCCGTGCCCGTCATCATCT CGCGGGCgctggagctgttcctggagTCGCTGCTGCGCAAGGCCTGTCACGTGACCCAGTCCCGCAACGCCAAGACCATGACGACGTCTCACCT GAAGCAGTGCATcgagctggagcagcagttcGACTTCCTCAAGGACCTGGTGGCCGCCGTGCCCGACATGCAGGGGGACGGCGACGACCCCCACGGCGACGGCGAGCGGGGACCCCgcag GGGGCGCCGCCCGGGCAGTGGCCGCAAGAACGGGGGTCCCGGGGCCAAGGGGACCCCGAAACAGTCGGGGACAGACTCGGAGCAGGAg GAGGACTCTGAGGACAGCGACAGCGACGGGGACGAGGAGACCCCGcacccccccccggccccgcccccacTCACCTTCGCCAG CCCCGGGGTTCCCTTCGCCCCCCTGGGCCCCCCCAGCCTCCCGGGGGGGCTCCCGGGGGGGCTCCCCCcggcccccggc cccccccgcgcccgggaggaagaggaggaggatgaagattACGATTCCtag
- the LOC128820998 gene encoding solute carrier family 22 member 6-B-like, translating into MAFASLLEHVGGMGRFQVVSVLLLSLPVLMMASHNLLQNFTAATSDHRCRPRPEANATGLDPEALLRVWVPRGERCRRFVTPQWWLLEANGSEPNSSWPETEPCGDGWTYDRSVFTSTIVTEWDLVCSSRGLKQLAQSLYMAGVLVGGIFGGLSDRFGRRSVLTWCYLQMAAMGTCSSFAPTFTVYCLFRFLTGMAFSGIVLNSVSLSLEWMPTHMRALVGTFMGYCYTTGQFLLAGVAFAVPDWRQLQLVVSLPFFGFFLYSWWLTESARWLVMVGRSHQALRELQKVARINGKKEEGDKLDIETLRSHMEKEMMSSKTRHTVVDLVRTPVLRRISFCLCFVWFSTSFAYYGLAMDLQNFEFDIYVIQLIFGAVDIPAKLVSILTITYVGRRFTQAIALILAGLAILANVLVPRDLRTIRTALAVFGKGCLAASFNCVFLYTGELYPTVIRQTGMGLANTMSRLGSIMAPLVKMAGELFPALPFIIYGAAPVVSGLVAAFLPETRNMALPETVEEVEGRTQSQKDEARHLQVPLQPTPSSNSTGPH; encoded by the exons ATGGCTTTCGCCAGCCTCCTGGAGCACGTGGGGGGCATGGGGCGCTTCCAGGTGGTCTCggtgctgctcctgtccctgcccgtgCTGATGATGGCCAGCCACAACCTCCTGCAGAACTTCACCGCCGCCACCAGCGACCACCGGTGCCGCCCGCGCCCGGAGGCCAACGCCACCGGCCTCGACCCCGAGGCCCTGCTGAGGGTCTGGGTGCCCCGCGGGGAGCGGTGCCGGCGCTTTGTGACACCCCAGTGGTGGCTTTTGGAGGCCAACGGTTCGGAGCCCAACAGCTCTTGGCCGGAGACGGAGCCGTGTGGCGATGGCTGGACCTACGACCGCAGCGTCTTCACCAGCACCATCGTCACTGAG TGGGACCTGGTGTGCAGCTCCCGAGGGCTCAAGCAGCTGGCGCAGTCGCTCTACATGGCCGGAGTCCTGGTGGGCGGCATCTTCGGGGGGCTCTCAGACAG GTTCGGCCGCCGCTCGGTGCTCACCTGGTGCTACCTGCAGATGGCTGCCATGGGCACCTGCTCGTCCTTCGCGCCCACCTTCACCGTGTACTGCCTGTTCCGCTTCCTGACGGGCATGGCCTTCTCGGGCATCGTCCTCAACAGCGTCTCCCTCT CGCTGGAGTGGATGCCGACGCACATGCGGGCGCTGGTGGGCACCTTCATGGGGTACTGCTACACCACCGGGCAGTTCCTGCTGGCCGGCGTCGCCTTCGCCGTCCCCGACTGGCGCCAGCTGCAGCTcgtggtgtccctgcccttctTTGGCTTCTTCCTCTACTcctg GTGGCTGACGGAGTCAGCACGGTGGCTCGTCATGGTGGGGAGGTCCCACCAGGCCCTGCGGGAGCTCCAGAAGGTGGCCAGGATCAAcgggaagaaggaagaaggggaCAAGCTCGACATAGAA ACCCTGAGGTCCCACATGGAGAAGGAGATGATGTCGTCAAAGACCCGCCACACCGTTGTTGACCTGGTCCGGACGCCGGTCCTGCGCCGCATctccttctgcctctgcttcGTGTG GTTCTCCACCAGCTTCGCCTACTACGGGCTGGCCATGGACCTGCAGAACTTTGAGTTCGACATCTACGTGATCCAGCTGATCTTCGGCGCCGTGGACATCCCGGCCAAGCTGGTGTCCATCCTCACCATCACCTACGTGGGGCGCCGCTTCACCCAGGCCATCGCCCTCATCCTGGCTGGCTTGGCCATCCTGGCCAACGTCTTGGTGCCACGAG ACCTCCGGACAATCCGGACAGCCCTGGCCGTTTTTGGGAAAGGTTGTTTGGCCGCGTCCTTCAACTGCGTCTTCCTCTACACGGGCGAGCTCTACCCCACCGTGATCCG GCAGACGGGCATGGGCTTGGCCAACACCATGTCACGGCTGGGCAGCATCATGGCCCCCCTGGTGAAGATGGCGGGCGAGCTCTTCCCGGCGCTGCCCTTCATCATCTACGGCGCCGCGCCCGTGGTGTCGGGGCTGGTGGCCGCCTTCCTGCCCGAGACACGCAACATGGCCCTGCCCGAGACCGTGGAGGAGGTGGAGGGAAG gACACAATCCCAGAAGGACGAAGCCCGACATCTCCAGGTCCCGCTCCAGCCCACCCCATCCAGCAACTCCACAGGGCCCCATTAG
- the LOC128820966 gene encoding LOW QUALITY PROTEIN: histone acetyltransferase KAT5-like (The sequence of the model RefSeq protein was modified relative to this genomic sequence to represent the inferred CDS: deleted 3 bases in 2 codons), producing MAEGEVSEGCRLPVLRRNQDNEDEWPLAEILSVKDISGRKLFYVHYIDFNKRLDEWVTHDRLDLKRVQVPRKEAKTPTKNGLPGSRPGSPDRDPRKSLELALPVAPASGKSLPGATGATGASGPAAGPAGPAGPGPITLRLHLPKESEAEPPQRPTKRKVEVVSPATPVPAPTETSQASVFPQNGSARRAVAAQPGRKRKSACLGTDEDSQDSSDGAPSAPRMTGSLVSDRSHDDIVTRMKNIECIELGRHRLKPWYFSPYPQELTGLPVLYLCEFCLKYGHSLRCLQRHLTKCDLRHPPGNEIYRKGTISFFEIDGRKNKLLQNLCLLAKCFLDHKTLYYDTDPFLFYVMTEYDCKGFHIVGYFSKEKESTEDYNVACILTLPPYQRRGYGKLLIEFSYELSKVEGKTGTPEKPLSDLGLLSYRSYWSQTILEILMGLKAEAGERPQITINEISEITSIKKEDVISTLQYLNLINYYKGQYILTHPGQYILTHLYRVSTP from the exons ATGGCGGAGG GGGAGGTGTCCGAGGGCTGCCGCCTGCCCGTGCTGCGCCGTAACCAGGACAACGAGGATGAGTGGC CGCTGGCCGAGATCCTGAGCGTGAAGGACATCAGCGGGAGGAAGCTGTTCTACGTGCACTACATCGACT tcAACAAGCGCCTGGACGAGTGGGTGACCCACGACCGGCTGGACCTCAAGAGGGTCCAGGTGCCCCGCAAGGAGGCCAAGACCCCCACCAAGAACGGCCTGCCCGGCTCCCGGCCCGGCTCCCCCGACAGGGACCCG AGGAAGAGCCTGGAGCTGGCGCTGCCGGTGGCCCCCGCCAGTGGGAAGAGTTTGCCGGGGGCCACCGGGGCCACCGGGGCCAGC GGGCCAGCGGCGGGGCCAGCGGGgccagcggggccggggcccaTCACGCTCCGCTTGCACCTGCCCAAGGAGAGCGAGGCCGAGCCCCCCCAGCGCCCCACG AAGCGCAAGGTCGAGGTGGTGTCGCCGGCCACGCCCGTCCCCGCCCCCACCGAGACCTCGCAGGCCTCAGTCTtcccccag aACGGCTCCGCGCGCCGGGCGGTGGCGGCTCAGCCGGGCCGGAAGAGGAAATCGGCGTGCCTGGGGACAGACGag GACTCGCAGGACTCGTCGGACGGGGCCCCCTCGGCGCCCCGCATGACC GGGAGCCTGGTGTCGGACCGCAGCCACGACGACATCGTCACCAGGATGAAGAACATCGAGTGCATCGAGCTGGGCCGGCACCGCCTCAAGCCCTGGTACTTCTCGCCGTACCCGCAGGAGCTGACGGGGCTCCCGGTGCTCTACCTGTGCGAGTTCTGCCTCAAGTACGGGCACAGCCTGCGCTGCCTGCAGCGGCACCTG ACCAAGTGTGACCTGCGGCACCCCCCCGGCAACGAGATTTACCGCAAGGGCACCATCTCCTTCTTCGAGATCGACGGCCGCAAGAACAAG CTACTCCAGAACCTTTGCCTGCTGGCCAAGTGTTTCCTGGACCACAAGACCCTTTACTACGACACCGACCCCTTCCTCTTCTACGTCATGACCGAGTACGACTGCAAAGGCTTCCACATCGTGGGCTACTTCTCCAAG gagaaggagTCGACCGAGGATTACAACGTGGCCTGCATCCTGACCCTGCCCCCGTACCAGCGCCGCGGCTACGGCAAGCTGCTCATCGAGTTCA gttaCGAGCTCTCCAAGGTGGAGGGGAAGACGGGCACACCTGAGAAGCCGCTCTcggacctggggctgctctcgTACCGCAGTTACTGGTCCCAGACCATCCTCGAGATCCTCATGGGGCTCAAGGCCGAGGCCGGGGAGCGGCCCCAGATCACCATCAA tGAGATCAGCGAGATCACGAGCATCAAGAAGGAGGACGTGATCTCCACCCTGCAGTACCTGAACCTCATCAACTACTACAAG
- the LOC128820988 gene encoding LOW QUALITY PROTEIN: solute carrier family 22 member 6-A-like (The sequence of the model RefSeq protein was modified relative to this genomic sequence to represent the inferred CDS: deleted 2 bases in 2 codons) — MPFGAVLAQVGGLGRFQVLQTALLAVPILLMASHNLLQNFTAAVPPHRCRVPAGPGATPAPHGATPDATSADPRDTLRGSAAVLRSPGGTSGSPGATLRSPNGVHSPGATHVTVGGTGGTPDGTRVQPDATWGSSNGSLGPAGAALGWSNVTLGSCRRYVANVTGGPRDTEPCRDGWDYDRSIYVSTIVTEWDLVCGYRQLRQMAQSIYMAGVLVGALVLGGLSDRFGRKAMLMWSYLQLGVMGTCTAFAPNYASYCVFRFAGGMALSGFGLSIACLVVEWIPTPYRAITVAITGFAYTLGQIILAGVAYAVPHWRWLQLSVSLPFFVFLLYSWWLAESARWLVLSGKAERAVKVLQRVATFNNRKEEGEKITVEMLKSNMKEELAALKSSYTVSDLVRTPVIRHIFFCLSIVWFSISFSYYGLAMDLQNFGVSIYLIQVIFGAVDFPAKVVVTVSLSYVGRRLSLMVALFLAGLVIVANIFVPTELQTVRTALAVIGKGCLSASFNCVFLYTTELYPTPIRQTGLGFGSTMARVGGIVAPLVKMMDEYYPFLPPAVYGVAPVVAAVAAAFLPETLNTPLPDTIEEVENRTKQKPAGDPKEKIALQPQDGPPLKEA, encoded by the exons ATGCCGTTCGGGGCGGTGCTGGCGCAGGTCGGGGGCCTGGGCCGGTTCCAGGTGCTGCAGACGGCGCTGCTGGCGGTGCCCATCCTGCTCATGGCCAGCCACAACCTGCTGCAGAACTTCACCGCCGCCGTCCCCCCGCACCGCTGCCGCGTCCCCGCTGGCCCCGGCGCCACC CCAGCGCCACACGGAGCCACCCCCGATGCCACCTCGGCGGATCCTCGTGACACCTTGAGAGGCTCCGCCGCCGTCCTGAGGTCTCCTGGTGGCACCTCGGGGTCACCTGGTGCCACCCTGAGGTCCCCCAATGGCGTCCACAGCCCCGGTGCCACCCACGTCACAGTCGGCGGTACC GGGGGGACGCCCGATGGCACCCGTGTCCAGCCTGATGCCACCTGGGGGTCCTCCAATGGCAGCCTGGGGCCCGCTGGTGCCGCGCTGGGGTGGTCCAATGTCACCCTGGGGTCCTGCCGGCGCTATGTGGCCAATGTCACCGGTGGTCCCCGGGACACCGAGCCATGCCGTGATGGCTGGGACTACGACCGCAGCATCTACGTGTCCACCATCGTCACCGAG TGGGACCTGGTCTGTGGCTACCGGCAGCTGCGGCAGATGGCCCAGTCCATCTACATGGCTGGGGTCCTGGTGGGCGCTCTGGTCTTGGGGGGCCTCTCAGACAG GTTTGGGCGCAAGGCCATGTTGATGTGGTCCTACCTGCAGCTGGGGGTGATGGGTACCTGCACGGCCTTCGCGCCCAACTACGCCTCCTACTGCGTCTTCCGCTTCGCCGGCGGGATGGCGCTGTCCGGCTTCGGCCTCAGCATCGCCTGCCTgg TGGTGGAGTGGATCCCCACGCCCTACCGCGCCATCACCGTGGCCATCACCGGCTTCGCCTATACCCTGGGCCAGATCATCCTGGCCGGGGTGGCCTACGCCGTCCCCCACTGGCGCTGGCTCCAGCTCTCCGTGTCCCTGCCCTTCTTCGTCTTCCTCCTCTACTCCTG GTGGTTGGCGGAGTCGGCGCGGTGGTTGGTGCTCTCGGGCAAAGCCGAGCGGGCGGTGAAGGTCCTGCAGCGCGTGGCCACCTTCAACAACCGGAAAGAGGAAGGGGAGAAGATCACGGTCGAG aTGTTGAAGTCCAACATGAAGGAGGAGTTGGCAGCTCTGAAATCCTCCTACACCGTCTCCGACCTGGTCCGGACCCCCGTGATCCGCCACATCTTCTTCTGCCTCTCCATCgtctg GTTCTCCATCAGTTTCTCCTACTACGGCTTGGCCATGGACCTGCAGAACTTCGGGGTCAGCATTTACCTCATCCAGGTGATTTTTGGCGCCGTTGACTTTCCGGCCAAGGTGGTGGTGACCGTGTCCCTGAGCTACGTCGGCCGGCGGCTCTCGCTCATGGTGGCCTTGTTCTTGGCGGGGCTGGTCATCGTGGCCAACATCTTTGTGCCCACAG agCTGCAGACGGTGCGCACGGCGCTGGCCGTCATTGGCAAGGGCTGCCTGTCCGCCTCCTTCAACTGCGTCTTCCTCTACACCACCGAGCTCTACCCCACCCCCATCAG GCAGACGGGGCTGGGCTTCGGCAGCACCATGGCGCGCGTGGGCGGCATCGTGGCGCCGCTGGTGAAGATGATGGACGAGTACTACCCCTTCCTGCCCCCCGCCGTCTACGGGGTGGCCCCCGTGGTGGCGGCCGTGGCGGCCGCGTTCCTGCCCGAGACCCTCAACACGCCACTGCCCGACACCATCGAGGAGGTGGAGAACAG gacCAAGCAGAAGCCAGCAGGTGACCCCAAGGAGAAGATCGCGCTCCAGCCCCAGGACGGGCCCCCTCTGAAGGAGGCGTGA